Within Candidatus Francisella endociliophora, the genomic segment CCAGCAACACCCATCACAAACATCATTGGAATTGAGACAAGTCTCGTAAATAAACCAAAAGCAATTCCTATACAACCAATCACCTCTGCAGATGTTGCTAAAAATGCCATAACCTCTGGCATAGGCATACCCAAACCGCCTTGAGAAGCTGGCGCTCCAAACCATGCTACAGTCGTGCTAAAACCCTCAATCTTTGATCTAGCACCTACAAACATTGTTGGTACTAAATACAATCTTATCCCTAATAAAAGTAAAAAATCGATAGACTGAAACTTTTGGATAATTTTATAATATACATCATATACTCTATTTATCATAAATTGCTCCTTATATTGATAAACTAATCATATTTTGGTTATGCCAAGAGACTAAG encodes:
- a CDS encoding HvfX family Cu-binding RiPP maturation protein — encoded protein: MINRVYDVYYKIIQKFQSIDFLLLLGIRLYLVPTMFVGARSKIEGFSTTVAWFGAPASQGGLGMPMPEVMAFLATSAEVIGCIGIAFGLFTRLVSIPMMFVMGVAGAAVHWVHGWPAIADKTAESTQRLNDLFVWLSQNFPDRYNYVTALGDPVMLNGGMEFSVTYFIMLFTLFLYGGGRYVSADHWLKKIFIGK